CCCGAGTTTACAATTGGGTAAATATACCATAAATCttaaaaattgatgaaatatcCTTTACTATTTCACCAAAATAAAAGTTTAGAAGTCCTCAATTTTAGCGTCAAAGTtatgaaagatataaaatatgtcattcatTTTGTCTAAAAAATACGAATACCAAAATGCCACATATTTATTTCCTCAAAACTTACTTAGATTGGGACAAAACTTAAACAGAGCATCAAATGATCCTATTTGTGAAGCATAGTCTCTCAATTGCTAGGCACTAGATCAAACAACGAGAGTAAGACTTGTTATCAACATATTCGGGGAGATGCTAGAGAGGATCAAGTTATCAAGTATAgttataaaatgtaatttttcttttaaatatagcTCTGAATAGTAAAATAAACATCACATGTTTACTATATCAAGTAAAATTTCCTACATATAAATGACCTGAGACGAGGAAGTACAGTAGAACCTACAAGAGTTCCATCAAACTAAACACTGAAACTTTAACCAAACGAGCTACACAACATACACTGAAGAAAATGAACAAGGAAAGATACTGCAAATTAGCAGTGAACATATTAGTGATTTCAACGTGTATGGTTTTCAGGAGTTGGGGACGTTTATTTACAACATCAGCAGGCAAAAGCATAAACAATTAGTAATTACAGTCGAGTATCAGGCTGATAAGTCAATCCCAACACCTAAACCCCAATATCCAACAGCAATTGATATGATAATGTTTTGCATTTTTCAGCCAAAATCAAAGATCACTGCCACCACAAAAGTATTTATATCTCTCGTCTATTGAAAATGCTGATCTGCTGCCACTACGACTAGAACTGATGCAGAACTTGAACATCTCATACAGCAAAAGACAGCTTGTCAGGAGACGGAGAATCTTGTCCTGTAATTGATAAATCAACAGATGGTTATAGCATAAAAAAACCTATATCATGCACCTAGATAGACTacaaattctttctttttttttaatcccgTAATAGACTTTGAATTCATTAAGTTCTTTTTCTGTACATTaggtaaaaataaatcatagaaaacaaagaaaagtacTCACCGTAGTAATAGTTACAAAATGACATGAACAGCACAGCAGGAATGAAGATACCTCCGATCCCCCAAGACACATAGATCATCTTATGGTAAGCTTTCTCAAAGTCAGAAAAATCGGTGGCGTCATCATAAATAGTCTTAGTTCTGGCAATAAAAGAGTCCATGTCCATGACAGGACCTTCACTGTTATCCACAACATTAGCTAGCCTTCCTTTCTTGCTTCGTTCAAATTCCATTAGATTTCTTGTTTCTTCTCTTAAATCTTTGTATCTTTGCGTCAAATTTATGATGAGCATATTCATTGTTGTAATTCTTGATTTTGCAATACCGATGCGAATGAACAAATCAGCCAAAAATAAACACATCAATAGAATAGAGATGGCAAAGGCCACAGCAGACGGTATTTTGGTGGTTAAGTAGATACTAATTCCTCCTGTCCATGCGAAAAGAAAGAGGCTATGCTGCTTTAGTTTAGATACAACCTTGAGTGCTTGTAGTTCCAAGTCCCatttcttttcatatattgctTTCCTTCTCTGTTCCACCTCTAACAACTTCACAACATTTGAACGCAATGGGCATGAAGGGACtatcaaatgaaaagaaaaaaaaaagaggagaaaaaacaaacaaaagaagCAAGCAACTTTAGGGAACTAAATTTCGTATATCGTAGACTAGAActgaaatatttattatttgcaTGTGTCTAAGTTAATATGTTGCTGACCTTCAATAAAATCAATGGTTATATATTCTGTTCAGCCATGAGGAAACCAATATGTTGAAGGCTTCTAATATCATCAATTTCTCTATGTCCTATTCCAGTGAtaagaaaaaatgtaaatttggTTAGTCAAACACTAAAATCAACTTCCCAAACCCAAGTAGTAACCCAAGGCAAACTATACAAGCCAAATAGAGAAAGTTTCACCGTAAGGAAAGAAATGTATGTTTCTATTAACTTTTCCAGCTTTACAGATGATGTTCATTCTCTTTTTGAATCTAACATAAAAGTGTATAGTAACATTTAAGCAGTTGGGGTAAGGGATTCATTCCAGAAGTTAAGTAGATGAAGTTGTCTACAAAGTCTGATGCGCACCCATTGCATTGGTGCTAAGCAACTCACAATAAACACAGCTCTCTAAAACAATATCCAGAGTACATTTTCCTACCAGCTGTAATATTTTCATCTTTCTCAACCATCCCTAGAAAGACATTTGGactaaattaaaggaaaaaaagtacaCAGAAGAATCTTGAATCTTACTCGCACACATCAAtagtttcttaaaatattaatttataaccTTAGAAGTCAGTACCGTTAGCTACCAAATAACTGTATATTTGCAACAAATAATAGCTGCAATGCCTTGGGCGAATTGGTCGTATGAACAACATCTGCTGAATTATCGAGAAGACACCCTCATCGACTTATTGAGCTTAATATGCTAAGTCTTTTGCCTATAACCTGGCGACTAAATTTTCAGAGGATAAACAGATAGCATGTCATTAAACACTAAGGTTGTCATGATGAACTTGTGTAGGAATAGTACGGAAGAGAACACAAGAAAAGCATGTCGAACTTCATATGTGAAAtgcaaagaaaatatataatttgacaTGTCCTCATAAGACTGATACCACATAGCTAATAGAAATAAGAGTCAAACACATGAAATGTGTCAACACttaacacaaataaaaaacCCTGGATACAACAAGTGTTGTAAAAGACTCGCTTGAGGCACACTTAAGCCCTCAATTTAGGTGCCAAATGCTTGTCCAAACTCAACTTCAAGTTCCAGAAACCACAACTTTAGAAACTcgatttttcaagtttcaacttcaaatctACGGCGAAAAATGGAGCAAAATATGAGTATGAAAACCAGCACTACCTCCAATTTTTTCATGAGGTCCTTCTGTCAGTTGCAACAAAATGCCTTATAAGTTACAAAACAAACTTACAGATAATAACCTTAGTTTTCATGTAAGGTTCAACATACAGAAATAGAACTACTAAAAAAagacatgtatatatatatcaacacaACAGAGTGACTGGTAATATGCAACATTATGCTATTGAAAGAGCTAATAGTGAGCGTGATTACGTACCAACTCGGCGAGAAACTCGAGCACAGAGGTAAGGGAGAGACGAGCTCGGACTAGGGTTTGCAATCTGCGCGCCAAGTTATTTTTGTTACTAAATTTTGGAGAAAATGGTAAAAATGGTCCTTATCTTTGGGGTAGATTTAATATAGTCCCTCGAGCATTTTTGGTGTTCATATTTGTGTCTTTTGaaaaatttttcatatttaaaaggTTAGCTCCGTGCCCTATCCGCCTTTAATTGAAGGGTCGCGCATTCACCGAATTTGGCAGTGGAAAAGAAGGGAGCACGAACAAGGTAGCTTATGCTTTTTTTCATCCTCATTTTCTGATTTATAGTAGAATTTCTTTTGGTTTTATACTTTTGGGTTATATTTAAtctcattgttttttttaaaaaaaaaataacgcAACTCACATTTGAAAGTCGACTTTTTGTAATTTCTGATTCTTAATgcaattattttctcaaaatttgatattttcttttcacAAAATTTTGTAGGTTGACCTGCCttttaagaaattcaaaagTTAGTGCGCGAAGTGACATGTCACAAAATCCTTTTAGGTActgaaaagattttttttcgACTAAAAAGTTGGATTAAGTTATGTAACTTCATTGCCGCGGAAAATTTGGAAGTGATTTTGTCATTACATGACTGCCCAAAATCAGTACACCAAAACTTGAACAACTCTACTATCTGATTGACAACCAGAATGTACATCAGAATTCAGAACTTAAAACAAGATAACCCTTTTTTGTGTCTCTGTGTGAATTGAACATTACAAATTTGCATCATTCTTTGCAATCCAGAAAGAAGTTTAATGATCACATATGTAGATTTCATCATTCTTTATACTCCACTAATTTCCTAGAAGTTGAAAgttgagaaaaaaaagtaaaacattCACACAAAATGCATATTTGAAACCAGAACTATATAAAATGCCATGTTATCTATTGTTCTGTCACATACCAATCTTGAGTACTCCTCAGAATTTTCCATTACCAATAATCCACAACCAATCTAAAGCAACACCGGAAAATATTCCAGCTAGTAGGAATAACACTAGCAAGTTACCCAATGCATTTGCCTCAGGACCCTACAAAATTCAAAGTTAAGTGTTAAAATATGATGTGATACTTACTCTTCATATGattataaaatgacaatttgTATAGATtctgaaattaaaatttcacaaaCCTTGTATCCTTTAGGTGCAGCT
The Solanum stenotomum isolate F172 chromosome 12, ASM1918654v1, whole genome shotgun sequence DNA segment above includes these coding regions:
- the LOC125847411 gene encoding uncharacterized protein LOC125847411, whose product is MVEKDENITAEYITIDFIEVPSCPLRSNVVKLLEVEQRRKAIYEKKWDLELQALKVVSKLKQHSLFLFAWTGGISIYLTTKIPSAVAFAISILLMCLFLADLFIRIGIAKSRITTMNMLIINLTQRYKDLREETRNLMEFERSKKGRLANVVDNSEGPVMDMDSFIARTKTIYDDATDFSDFEKAYHKMIYVSWGIGGIFIPAVLFMSFCNYYYGQDSPSPDKLSFAV